In a genomic window of Gadus chalcogrammus isolate NIFS_2021 chromosome 17, NIFS_Gcha_1.0, whole genome shotgun sequence:
- the LOC130369904 gene encoding uncharacterized oxidoreductase YtbE-like, translating into MSSTSSVVLNTGVSMPLVGFGTYNLCESGEVYIAVDAALQAGYRAFDTAAVYGNEAELGRALRELLPKHGLSREEIFITSKLGPKDQGERAMEAALNSVSELGMDYIDLYLIHWPGTRDLAVGDPCNQGNRAGSWAALEELHAQGKLRAIGVSNYTPAHMKTLLQSCRTPPALLQTEFHPRLCQTDLRRVCEEQGVCFQAYSSLGKGELVKHPVVMEVAKGCERTPAQVLLRWAVQQGVPVLPKSSNPTRIQENMALFDFSLDATIMERLTALDDGHKYCRDSSEVA; encoded by the exons ATGTCGTCCACCTCCTCTGTGGTTCTAAACACCGGGGTTTCGATGCCCCTGGTCGGCTTCGGGACATACAATTTGTGTGAAAGCGGAGAGGTCTACATAGCCGTCGACGCGGCTCTGCAAGCCGGGTACCGGGCCTTCGACACGGCGGCTGTTTACGGCAACGAAGCGGAGCTCGGCCGAGCTCTACGGGAACTGCTGCCCAAGCACGGGCTATCTAGAGAGGAAATCTTCATCACTAG CAAGCTAGGACCCAAGGACCAGGGAGAGAGGGCCATGGAGGCAGCCCTCAACAGTGTGTCGGAGCTGGGCATGGACTACATCGACCTCTACCTGATCCACTGGCCCGGGACCCGGGATTTGGCTGTGGGGGACCCCTGTAACCAAG GTAACCGCGCTGGGAGCTGGGCGGCGCTGGAGGAGCTGCACGCGCAGGGCAAGCTGCGGGCCATCGGGGTGTCCAACTACACGCCGGCGCACATGAAGACGCTGCTGCAGAGCTGCAGGACCCCCCCGGCCCTGCTGCAG acaGAGTTCCATCCCCGTCTCTGCCAGACGGACCTCAGGCGGGTGTGTGAGGAGCAGGGTGTGTGTTTCCAGGCCTACTCCTCCTTGGGGAAAGGAGAGCTGGTCAAACACCCTGTCGTTATGGAGGTGGCAAAAGGCTGTGAGCGCACACCTGCACag gtgttGCTACGATGGGCCGTGCAGCAAGGGGTCCCGGTGCTGCCCAAGTCTTCCAACCCTACCAGGATCCAGGAGAACATGGCGCTGTTTGACTTCTCGCTGGACGCGACCATCATGGAGCGACTGACGGCTCTGGACGACGGACACAAGTACTGCAGGGATTCCTCGGAGGTGGCGTGA